From the Thermococcus sp. genome, the window TAACCTCCTCCGGGAGCCTCTTCTCCACCTCACCAGCTATCCACAAAGCCACGTTTTCCGTCGTTGGGTTGTCAAAGAGCCTGTTCAAGTTCCTGTGGTCGAGCTTTTTAATGACTTCATTAACGATGGCCCTCAGTTGGAGGAAGTCTATCACATAGCCGTTCCCCAGCGGGCCCTCAACCGCTATTTCCAGCCTAAAGGTGTGTCCGTGTATCTCCTCGGGTTTGCCGTCTATGACGACAGCGTGGGCCGCCTCGAACTTGAAGCGCTCGACGACGCGGGATTTCATCTTTCACACCGAAAACCAAACCACCCCAACACTTTAAATCTTTGGGGTGGTACTCGTGATAGTTAGGGAAACCGGCGGCCTCAAGAAAGTTAGGTGACGATGACGACCCACGACAGAGTAGTGATGCTAACGCACGGCGAGTTGAACTACCCGAGAGCGCAATAATTGTTAGGACAGGGGACTCCCACTGGGAAAGCGATTTTATATCAAACCCTACATATTTTCTCCCATACTTAATAACCCATCGTAATGTTTAAAACCCGCAGGTCTTATAAGGCCCCGGACACACAGCCGGACGGTGGTTAGAATGGTCAGATACATGGTTACTTCCGCTCTTCCATACGCCAACGGACCGATTCACGCGGGGCACCTTGCGGGGGCTTA encodes:
- a CDS encoding 6-carboxytetrahydropterin synthase — its product is MKSRVVERFKFEAAHAVVIDGKPEEIHGHTFRLEIAVEGPLGNGYVIDFLQLRAIVNEVIKKLDHRNLNRLFDNPTTENVALWIAGEVEKRLPEEVKLHRIVLWEGDENGVEFEF